A section of the Clostridium felsineum DSM 794 genome encodes:
- a CDS encoding IS256 family transposase: MNEGKRNIISALIEEYDIQSAEDIQEALKDLLGGTIQSMLEGEMDEHLGYEPYERAETTNSRNGKKQKRIRSKYGEMNIDVPQDRESSFEPKIVQKHQKDISGIEEKIISMYAKGLSTRQISEQIEDIYGFEVSEGMVSNITNKLLPEIEAWQHRPLSTVYPIVFIDAVHFSVRENNVIRKLAAYIILGINNEGRKEVLSINIGENESSKYWLSALNELKNRGVQDILILCADGLTGIKESISVAFPNTEYQRCIVHQVRNTLKYVSDKDKKEFAKDLKTIYHAPSEEIAYKQLEEITGKWEKHYPNSMKSWKSNWDAISPIFKFSADVRKVIYTTNAIESLNSTYRRLNRQRTVFPSDTSLLKALYLATFEATKKWRLPLRNWGKVYGELSIMYEGRLTE; the protein is encoded by the coding sequence ATGAATGAAGGAAAAAGAAATATTATATCAGCTCTTATAGAAGAGTATGATATTCAGTCAGCTGAGGATATTCAGGAAGCTTTAAAAGATCTATTAGGTGGAACTATTCAATCTATGCTTGAAGGTGAAATGGACGAGCATTTAGGCTATGAACCATATGAACGAGCCGAAACTACAAACTCAAGAAATGGGAAAAAACAAAAAAGAATTCGAAGCAAATATGGTGAGATGAATATAGATGTACCACAGGATAGAGAAAGTTCTTTTGAACCTAAAATAGTACAAAAACACCAGAAAGATATTTCTGGTATAGAAGAAAAAATTATTTCTATGTATGCTAAAGGATTAAGTACCAGACAAATTTCAGAACAAATTGAAGATATATATGGGTTTGAAGTTAGTGAAGGAATGGTTTCAAATATAACCAATAAACTTCTTCCTGAAATAGAAGCATGGCAACATAGACCTTTATCTACAGTATATCCAATTGTTTTCATTGATGCAGTTCATTTTTCCGTAAGGGAAAATAACGTTATACGTAAGCTTGCAGCTTACATTATTCTTGGTATAAATAATGAAGGCAGAAAAGAAGTACTTTCTATAAATATTGGAGAAAATGAAAGCAGTAAATATTGGCTTAGTGCTCTCAATGAATTAAAAAATAGAGGTGTTCAAGATATCCTTATCCTTTGTGCAGATGGTCTTACAGGGATAAAGGAATCTATATCAGTAGCTTTTCCAAATACTGAATATCAACGTTGTATAGTTCATCAAGTAAGAAATACATTAAAGTATGTTTCTGATAAAGATAAAAAAGAATTTGCAAAAGATTTAAAAACTATATATCATGCACCTTCTGAGGAAATTGCATATAAGCAATTAGAAGAAATCACTGGAAAATGGGAAAAACATTATCCTAACTCAATGAAAAGCTGGAAATCAAATTGGGATGCTATTAGCCCTATTTTTAAGTTCTCTGCTGATGTAAGAAAAGTTATTTATACTACAAATGCAATCGAAAGTCTCAACAGCACATATCGTAGATTAAATAGACAAAGAACTGTATTTCCAAGCGATACATCACTTTTAAAAGCTTTATACCTTGCTACTTTTGAAGCTACAAAAAAATGGCGTTTGCCACTAAGAAATTGGGGTAAAGTGTACGGTGAATTATCCATTATGTATGAAGGACGACTTACTGAATAA
- a CDS encoding tRNA threonylcarbamoyladenosine dehydratase — protein sequence MRQHFLSRTELLVGKERLEKLKNSKVIVFGIGGVGSYSVEALARSGVGHIVLIDDDTVCLTNINRQIQATFKTIAKPKVDVMKERILDINPNCNVETHRIFVTEDNISDLITPDTDYVIDAIDTVSAKIALIVWCQKSNINIISCMGTGNKLDPTKFEVTDIYKTSICPLAKVMRHELRKRGVKSLKVLYSKETPLKPKLDEVITCKEGCVCSNGSRKCTQKRQIPASISFVPPVAGMIIGGEVIKDIMNN from the coding sequence ATGCGTCAACATTTTCTCTCAAGAACTGAATTACTGGTTGGAAAAGAACGATTAGAAAAATTAAAAAATAGCAAAGTCATAGTCTTCGGTATAGGTGGTGTAGGAAGTTACTCTGTAGAAGCACTTGCACGATCTGGAGTGGGACATATTGTCCTTATAGATGACGATACCGTATGTCTTACAAATATAAACAGACAAATTCAAGCTACTTTTAAAACTATAGCAAAACCTAAGGTTGATGTCATGAAGGAAAGAATACTTGATATTAATCCTAATTGCAATGTTGAAACTCATAGAATCTTTGTTACAGAAGATAATATTAGCGATTTAATAACACCTGATACGGATTATGTTATTGATGCAATCGACACTGTATCTGCAAAAATAGCACTTATAGTTTGGTGTCAAAAAAGTAATATAAACATAATTAGCTGTATGGGAACTGGTAATAAATTAGATCCAACAAAATTCGAAGTTACAGATATATATAAAACTTCCATTTGTCCTCTCGCTAAGGTTATGAGACATGAACTTAGAAAAAGGGGTGTAAAATCTCTTAAAGTTCTTTATTCGAAAGAAACTCCTCTTAAACCAAAATTGGATGAAGTTATAACCTGCAAAGAAGGTTGTGTATGTTCAAATGGTTCAAGAAAATGCACACAAAAAAGGCAAATACCTGCAAGTATATCCTTTGTTCCTCCTGTAGCTGGAATGATTATAGGCGGAGAAGTTATAAAAGATATAATGAATAACTAA
- a CDS encoding methyl-accepting chemotaxis protein: MNKSIRSKLIVTISLVCIIPVILFGSILYRDVYNVLMEKLNGDSQQSLTEVNRSINNYFQTMENNIDILAGNYDIQNVNNHPEFESYVASNLQEIKDNNKAAKNVYFATSLKKIYLSPKVKLPDGFDPTSRDWYKDAVKNNGKIVFSNVYKDAATKNNIVSISKAVYQNDTLVGVVCMDVDLSKLSNEMKNIKIGRDGYICVTDKKGTMIVNPVKSEIGKQNIIKTELWRKLNGNKSGFSEYKNEDGKEQFSTFALNENLGWKIVGIMNKSELTRNTSSILNTTVILILIILVLAVIVSILISKSFTKNINKIVEIIKLGAEGDLSKRVEVDAKDEFGKLSDYFNDMIEKIHFLISAIKQSSDNILNSSKIILNMSGETSTAVDEVAQTIDQVAQGAYSQAEDIANSFDEFNKLSNEITLIKGKTESINELSKNTNNFSKNGLEIMEVLIDKTKLSNKSSKEVTKTVNDMVEASNAIGSITDTINGISEQTNLLALNAAIEAARAGEAGKGFSVVAEEIGKLAEETTLATKEVKELIEDIKSKNTMVFKSLDVSLKLADEQTTAVSQTKNIFNKILELLNNLSNEIEDIEGSINTTYQSKNFIYGKLESISASAQQSASSAEEVSATTEEVSASMSEFNKTSEKLEEVVNKLEEEINKFTL; encoded by the coding sequence ATGAACAAAAGCATAAGGAGTAAGTTGATTGTAACTATTAGTTTGGTATGTATTATTCCAGTTATACTATTCGGTAGTATTTTATATCGAGATGTGTATAACGTTTTAATGGAAAAACTAAATGGTGACTCTCAACAGAGTTTAACAGAGGTAAATAGAAGTATAAACAATTATTTTCAAACTATGGAGAATAATATAGATATTCTTGCAGGAAATTATGATATACAGAATGTAAACAATCATCCTGAGTTTGAATCCTATGTGGCTTCTAATCTTCAGGAAATAAAAGATAATAATAAAGCAGCAAAAAATGTATATTTTGCTACTAGCTTAAAGAAAATTTATTTATCTCCAAAGGTTAAACTGCCAGATGGATTTGATCCTACTAGCAGAGATTGGTATAAAGATGCTGTAAAAAATAATGGAAAAATAGTATTTAGTAATGTTTATAAAGATGCTGCAACTAAAAATAATATAGTATCGATATCAAAAGCTGTATACCAAAATGATACTTTGGTTGGTGTGGTTTGCATGGATGTTGATTTGAGTAAATTAAGCAATGAAATGAAAAATATTAAAATTGGTAGGGATGGGTATATATGTGTAACAGATAAAAAAGGAACAATGATTGTTAATCCTGTTAAATCTGAAATAGGTAAACAGAATATAATTAAAACAGAATTATGGAGAAAATTAAACGGTAACAAATCCGGATTTAGTGAATATAAGAACGAAGATGGAAAAGAACAATTTTCAACCTTTGCATTAAATGAGAATTTGGGGTGGAAAATAGTAGGGATTATGAATAAAAGTGAACTTACTAGAAATACATCATCAATATTAAATACAACAGTAATATTAATACTTATAATTTTAGTTTTGGCAGTTATTGTATCAATACTTATAAGCAAAAGTTTTACAAAAAACATAAATAAAATAGTTGAAATTATTAAGCTTGGAGCAGAAGGAGATTTATCCAAAAGAGTTGAGGTTGATGCTAAAGATGAATTTGGAAAGTTGTCAGATTATTTTAATGATATGATAGAGAAAATACATTTCTTGATTAGTGCCATAAAGCAGTCTTCAGATAATATACTTAACTCATCAAAAATTATATTAAATATGTCAGGGGAAACCAGCACAGCAGTAGATGAAGTTGCTCAAACTATAGATCAAGTAGCACAAGGAGCATACTCCCAGGCTGAGGATATAGCAAATAGCTTTGATGAATTTAACAAATTAAGCAATGAAATTACATTAATCAAGGGTAAAACAGAGAGTATAAATGAATTATCTAAAAACACAAATAATTTTAGTAAAAACGGACTTGAAATAATGGAAGTACTTATTGACAAAACAAAACTTTCAAATAAGTCTTCTAAAGAAGTTACGAAAACTGTAAATGATATGGTTGAAGCATCAAATGCTATAGGAAGTATTACAGACACTATAAACGGAATTTCAGAGCAAACAAATTTATTGGCATTAAATGCAGCTATTGAAGCAGCTAGAGCAGGGGAAGCAGGTAAAGGATTTTCTGTGGTAGCAGAAGAAATTGGAAAGCTTGCAGAAGAGACAACTTTAGCGACAAAAGAAGTTAAAGAACTTATTGAAGATATAAAAAGTAAAAATACAATGGTATTCAAATCGTTAGATGTTTCATTAAAATTAGCTGATGAACAAACTACTGCCGTATCACAAACAAAAAATATATTTAATAAAATTTTAGAACTATTAAATAATTTATCAAACGAGATAGAGGATATAGAGGGGTCTATAAATACTACGTATCAAAGTAAAAATTTTATATATGGTAAATTAGAAAGCATCTCAGCGTCAGCTCAACAATCAGCATCTAGCGCAGAGGAAGTATCAGCAACTACAGAAGAAGTATCTGCTAGCATGAGTGAATTTAATAAGACCTCTGAAAAACTAGAAGAGGTTGTAAATAAACTTGAGGAAGAAATAAATAAATTTACACTTTGA
- a CDS encoding X2-like carbohydrate binding domain-containing protein, producing MKKRNIAILGMFMMTASLGISKNHVFADTVKASNSGVQVQLAETNTNATSNTIASKFKVTNNTGAPLDLTTLKLRYYFTSDGTQAQNFWCDYAAIEGANYKTITSNVVGNFVAMDNPTKTADHYLEISFSSGTGQLDAGSSIEIQSRVAKNDWSNYDQSNDYSFNANATNYTDWSNVTAYSNGSLVYGNPPVVDPVIDPTSATFDVANPSDVNVALQLNEFTLNGLTDENGQTIDPSNYTISGSNLVLSKAYLQKEAIGKHTVNFAFTKGTATVNKSLALTVEDTAGIVVKPTTVSFDKAAPADQSVALTLNGHALGDVVGPKGTLVKGTDYTLADDGTVTLSKAYLATLPLGNSTLTFKAADDPSKAATVTVTVKNANATSITVGDVTGAKKGDTVKVPVTISTVKTPVGLLCMDINYDPKELNVKDVLPTDLIKGVDTNSFIVNTTTPGKISITFQDPTLGSDPISAEGIIAYLEFIVAGEKAGKFDLKVNPTTVILADENDSDIDCNPPKDGSVSVIGDPIVTPTQITFEQDSATAQNVTVDANGNTFKDVVEEDASGKVINTLKQGTDYTVTDTGITLSQAYLSTLSVGTHNLVLEFTAADGTIKTQAISVVVTKNTTLTISVANVAGKTGDTVKVPVTIKNVTTPLGLLCAEIDYDATKFTVKDVLANTDLIKDSNVNFIVNTSTPGKITITFQDSTLGNDPISADGILAYLEFLINEDAATGVSPVTISTDPTKLIVADENDADIKDKSSNGSIEVTQAPLADPVVNTTQVNYDKSAPADQTVSVTFNKDTVKDVKNGDTVIPTSAYTVTSDGVVLSKDYLATLANGTYTFTIDFNRGSSATFTVVVSGIATSVVNTGSVTYSQASPADQNISISFYGNTIVDVKDAQGNVLKAGSDYTVTDAGIVLSKAYLATLAEGTYAFTIDFSQGKAGSFNVVVKGIVNSTVTTGSVTYDQNVPAAQNINIAFNGNTIVDVKDAKGNVLKQGTDYTITDAGIVLSKDYLATLAAGTYAFTIDFSEGQAGTFNVVVKPLTILNLTVGNATGNPGDTVRVPVTINTVTTPVGLVCMEISYDASKFTVKDVLPADLIKDSGVNFIVNTSTSGKISITFQDSTLGSDAISADGIFAYLDFLINSTATAGDSAITVNPDPTKLIVADENDTDIKDAYKNGTITVTGTPVVTKDSTVTTGSVTYDQNAPAAQDVAITFNGNTVVDVKDASGNVLKAGTDYTVTSTGITLSQGYLATLAAGTYTYTVDFSSGKAGSFTVVVKAANTPVSDKTTIVVGTVTGKAGDTVRVPVTISKVTTPLGLVSVEVSYDASKFTVKDVLPADLIKDSSANFEVNTKVPGKIKITFNDSTLGSEGISADGIFAYLDFLINSGAVQGDSVLKGNSVVADENDADVASSFTNGTITVQAATPVVQDSVVTTGSVTYDQNAPAAQDVAITLNGNTVSDVKDASGNVLKAGTDYTVTSTGITLSQSYLATLAAGTYTYTVDFSAGKAGSFTVVVKPVVVATKTVLTVGTATGKAGDTVKVPVTISKVTTPVGLVCMEINYDASKFTVKDVLPNADVIKDSSVNFIVNTSTAGKISITFQDSTLGKDAISADGIFAYLDFLINSGAASGDSAITVNSDPTKLIVADENDADLASSFANGTITVQAATPVVQDSAVTTESVTYDQNAPAAQDVAITLNGNTVSDVKDASGNVLKAGTDYTVTSTGITLSQSYLATLAAGTYTYAIDFSAGKAGSFTVVVKPVNTPTPVSNKTTLAVGTAQGKAGDTVRVPVTISKVATPAGLICMEISYDTSKFTVKDVLANTDLVKQSSISFIANTSTAGKISITFQDPTLGSDPINADGVFAYLDFTINSGAAAGDSALTVNPSSTSFVVADENDTDIASTFSNGTITVE from the coding sequence GTGAAGAAAAGAAATATTGCCATTCTAGGAATGTTTATGATGACAGCATCTTTGGGTATTTCTAAAAACCATGTTTTTGCTGATACAGTGAAAGCAAGTAATTCGGGTGTTCAAGTACAATTAGCTGAGACAAATACTAATGCAACTTCAAATACAATAGCATCGAAATTTAAAGTTACCAATAATACAGGTGCACCTTTAGATTTGACAACTTTAAAATTAAGATATTATTTTACATCAGACGGTACTCAAGCACAAAATTTCTGGTGTGATTATGCAGCAATAGAGGGTGCTAATTATAAAACTATTACGAGTAACGTAGTTGGTAATTTTGTTGCTATGGATAATCCAACAAAAACAGCAGATCATTATCTTGAGATAAGTTTTTCAAGTGGAACAGGACAACTTGATGCGGGTTCATCAATTGAAATTCAATCAAGAGTAGCTAAAAATGATTGGAGTAACTACGACCAATCAAATGACTATTCTTTTAATGCCAATGCAACTAATTATACTGATTGGAGTAATGTAACAGCATATTCCAACGGATCTCTTGTATATGGAAATCCACCAGTAGTAGATCCTGTTATTGATCCAACTAGTGCTACTTTTGATGTGGCAAATCCAAGTGATGTTAATGTAGCTTTACAGTTAAATGAATTTACATTAAATGGGTTAACAGATGAAAATGGACAAACTATAGATCCATCAAATTACACAATATCAGGAAGTAATTTGGTATTAAGTAAAGCTTATCTTCAAAAAGAAGCAATAGGCAAACATACTGTTAATTTTGCATTTACTAAAGGTACAGCAACAGTAAATAAATCATTAGCACTTACAGTTGAGGATACAGCTGGTATAGTAGTAAAGCCTACAACTGTTTCATTTGATAAAGCAGCACCAGCAGATCAAAGTGTTGCTCTTACATTAAATGGACATGCACTTGGCGATGTAGTAGGTCCTAAAGGAACTTTAGTAAAAGGAACAGATTATACTTTAGCTGATGATGGAACTGTAACTCTTAGCAAGGCATATCTTGCAACACTTCCACTTGGTAATAGTACATTAACATTTAAAGCTGCAGATGATCCTAGTAAGGCTGCAACAGTAACAGTAACTGTTAAAAATGCAAATGCTACAAGCATTACAGTTGGTGATGTTACTGGAGCAAAGAAAGGTGATACTGTAAAAGTTCCTGTAACTATAAGTACAGTAAAGACACCAGTAGGATTATTATGTATGGATATAAACTATGATCCAAAGGAATTAAATGTTAAAGATGTACTTCCTACAGATTTAATTAAGGGAGTAGATACTAACAGTTTCATAGTAAATACAACAACACCAGGAAAAATAAGCATTACATTCCAAGACCCAACTTTAGGCAGTGATCCAATAAGTGCAGAAGGAATTATCGCATATTTAGAATTTATAGTAGCTGGCGAAAAAGCAGGAAAATTTGATTTAAAAGTAAATCCAACTACTGTAATACTTGCAGATGAAAATGATAGTGATATAGATTGCAATCCACCAAAGGATGGAAGCGTATCTGTTATTGGAGATCCAATTGTAACTCCAACTCAAATAACCTTTGAACAGGATTCTGCAACAGCTCAAAACGTTACTGTAGATGCAAATGGAAACACATTTAAGGATGTTGTTGAAGAAGATGCTAGCGGTAAAGTTATAAATACTCTTAAACAAGGAACTGATTATACAGTAACAGATACTGGAATTACTTTAAGCCAAGCTTATCTTTCAACTCTATCTGTAGGTACTCATAACTTAGTATTAGAGTTTACTGCTGCAGATGGAACAATAAAGACACAAGCAATATCAGTAGTTGTTACTAAAAATACTACACTTACAATATCAGTTGCAAATGTAGCAGGAAAAACAGGAGATACAGTTAAAGTTCCTGTAACTATAAAAAATGTAACAACACCATTAGGTTTGTTGTGTGCAGAAATAGATTATGATGCAACTAAGTTTACTGTTAAGGATGTACTTGCTAATACAGATTTAATAAAAGATAGCAATGTAAACTTTATAGTTAATACAAGTACACCAGGAAAGATTACAATTACTTTCCAAGATTCAACACTAGGAAATGACCCAATAAGTGCAGATGGAATATTAGCATATTTAGAATTCTTAATAAATGAAGATGCTGCAACTGGAGTAAGTCCAGTAACAATAAGTACAGATCCAACAAAATTAATAGTTGCAGATGAAAATGACGCTGATATAAAAGATAAATCTTCAAACGGAAGTATAGAAGTTACACAAGCACCACTTGCAGATCCAGTAGTAAACACTACACAGGTTAATTATGATAAGTCAGCACCAGCAGATCAAACTGTTAGTGTTACATTTAACAAGGATACTGTTAAAGATGTAAAGAATGGAGATACTGTAATTCCAACATCAGCTTATACAGTAACAAGTGATGGAGTTGTTCTTAGCAAGGATTATCTTGCAACATTAGCTAATGGCACATATACATTTACAATTGATTTCAATAGAGGAAGCTCAGCAACCTTTACTGTTGTGGTTTCAGGAATTGCAACTTCAGTAGTAAATACAGGAAGCGTAACTTATAGTCAAGCATCACCAGCAGATCAAAATATAAGTATTTCATTCTATGGAAATACAATAGTAGATGTAAAAGATGCACAAGGAAATGTTCTTAAAGCTGGAAGCGATTATACAGTAACAGATGCTGGAATTGTTTTAAGCAAAGCTTATCTTGCAACATTAGCTGAAGGAACATATGCATTTACAATTGATTTTAGCCAGGGAAAAGCAGGAAGCTTTAACGTTGTTGTTAAGGGAATTGTAAATTCAACAGTAACTACAGGAAGCGTAACTTATGATCAAAATGTACCAGCAGCTCAAAATATCAATATTGCATTTAACGGAAATACAATAGTAGATGTTAAGGATGCAAAGGGTAATGTTCTTAAACAAGGAACAGATTACACAATAACAGATGCAGGAATTGTTTTAAGTAAAGACTATCTTGCAACATTAGCAGCAGGAACATATGCATTTACAATTGACTTTAGTGAAGGTCAGGCAGGAACATTTAATGTTGTTGTTAAACCACTTACAATATTAAATTTAACTGTTGGAAATGCAACAGGTAATCCAGGAGATACTGTAAGAGTACCTGTAACAATAAATACAGTAACAACACCAGTAGGTTTAGTTTGCATGGAAATTAGTTATGATGCAAGCAAATTTACAGTTAAAGATGTACTTCCAGCTGATTTAATAAAAGATAGTGGTGTAAACTTTATAGTTAACACAAGTACGTCAGGAAAAATAAGCATAACATTCCAAGACTCAACATTAGGAAGTGACGCAATAAGTGCTGATGGAATATTTGCATATTTAGATTTCTTAATAAATTCAACTGCAACAGCTGGAGACAGTGCAATAACAGTAAATCCAGATCCAACAAAATTAATAGTTGCAGACGAAAATGATACTGATATTAAGGATGCATATAAAAATGGAACAATAACTGTTACTGGAACACCAGTAGTAACAAAAGATTCAACAGTTACTACAGGAAGTGTAACTTATGATCAAAATGCACCAGCAGCACAAGATGTTGCTATTACATTTAATGGCAATACAGTAGTAGATGTTAAGGATGCAAGTGGAAATGTTCTTAAAGCAGGAACAGATTACACAGTAACAAGTACTGGAATCACACTTAGCCAAGGTTATCTTGCAACATTAGCAGCAGGAACATACACATACACAGTTGACTTTAGTTCTGGAAAAGCAGGAAGCTTTACAGTTGTTGTTAAAGCAGCTAATACACCAGTAAGTGATAAAACTACTATAGTAGTTGGAACAGTTACTGGAAAAGCAGGAGATACTGTAAGAGTACCTGTAACAATAAGTAAAGTAACAACACCATTAGGCTTAGTTTCTGTAGAAGTAAGCTATGATGCAAGCAAATTTACAGTAAAGGATGTACTTCCAGCTGATTTGATAAAAGATAGTAGTGCAAACTTTGAAGTGAATACAAAAGTTCCTGGAAAAATAAAAATAACATTTAACGATTCAACACTAGGAAGTGAAGGAATAAGTGCAGATGGAATATTTGCATACTTAGATTTCTTAATAAATTCTGGAGCAGTTCAAGGAGATAGCGTATTAAAAGGTAATTCCGTAGTTGCAGATGAAAATGATGCAGATGTAGCTAGTAGTTTTACAAATGGAACAATAACTGTTCAAGCTGCAACACCAGTAGTTCAAGATTCAGTAGTTACTACAGGTAGCGTAACTTATGATCAAAATGCACCGGCAGCACAAGATGTTGCTATTACATTAAATGGCAATACTGTTTCAGATGTAAAAGATGCAAGTGGAAATGTTCTTAAAGCAGGAACAGATTATACAGTAACAAGCACAGGAATAACACTTAGCCAAAGTTATCTTGCAACATTAGCAGCAGGAACATACACATATACAGTTGACTTTAGCGCAGGAAAAGCAGGAAGCTTTACAGTAGTTGTTAAACCAGTAGTTGTAGCAACTAAAACTGTTTTAACTGTTGGAACAGCAACAGGAAAAGCAGGAGATACTGTAAAAGTACCTGTAACAATAAGTAAAGTAACAACTCCAGTAGGTTTGGTTTGCATGGAAATCAATTATGATGCAAGCAAATTTACAGTAAAGGATGTACTTCCTAATGCAGATGTAATTAAGGATAGCAGTGTAAACTTTATAGTTAACACAAGTACAGCCGGAAAAATAAGCATAACGTTCCAAGATTCAACATTAGGTAAGGACGCAATAAGTGCAGATGGAATCTTTGCATATTTAGATTTCTTAATAAATTCAGGGGCAGCATCTGGAGACAGTGCAATAACAGTAAATTCTGATCCAACAAAATTAATAGTTGCAGATGAAAATGATGCAGATTTAGCTAGTAGTTTTGCAAATGGAACAATAACTGTTCAAGCTGCAACACCAGTAGTTCAAGATTCAGCAGTTACTACAGAAAGTGTAACTTATGATCAAAATGCACCAGCAGCACAAGATGTTGCTATTACATTAAATGGCAATACTGTCTCAGATGTAAAAGATGCAAGTGGAAATGTTCTTAAAGCAGGAACAGATTACACAGTAACAAGTACTGGAATAACACTTAGTCAAAGCTATCTTGCAACTTTAGCAGCAGGAACTTACACATATGCAATTGACTTTAGTGCAGGAAAAGCAGGAAGCTTTACAGTTGTTGTTAAGCCAGTTAATACGCCTACACCAGTAAGCAATAAGACTACTTTAGCAGTTGGAACAGCACAAGGAAAAGCAGGAGATACTGTAAGAGTACCTGTAACAATAAGTAAAGTAGCAACACCAGCAGGCTTAATATGCATGGAAATTAGTTATGATACAAGTAAATTTACAGTAAAAGATGTACTTGCTAATACTGATTTAGTAAAACAAAGCTCAATAAGCTTTATAGCTAATACAAGTACAGCAGGGAAAATAAGCATAACATTCCAGGATCCAACACTAGGAAGTGATCCTATAAATGCAGATGGAGTATTTGCATATTTAGACTTTACAATAAATTCAGGAGCAGCAGCTGGAGATAGTGCATTAACAGTAAATCCAAGCTCAACAAGCTTTGTAGTTGCAGATGAAAATGATACAGATATAGCTAGTACTTTTTCAAATGGAACAATAACTGTTGAGTAA